The genome window GGCGTTCCTTGCCGTGCAGCGTCAGCACTTTCAGCTGCGGCGCAAATTTGGCCGCCTCGGCCTGCCAGTTGCCAATCACGGAGGTGGGCGCGATCACCAGACTGGGCCGGTCCGCGCGGCCCGCATCCTTCTCGATCAGCAGGTGCGCCAGGGTCTGGACCGTCTTGCCCAGGCCCATGTCGTCGGCCAGGATGCCGCCCAGCTCGTACTCGCGCAGGAATTGCAGCCACGCCAGCCCCTGCAACTGGTACGGGCGCAGTTCGGCGTTCAGACCGGTGGGCGGCTCGACGGGCCGGATGCCGCCAAAATCGCGCAGCTTGCGCCCCAGCTCTAGCAGCCGCTCGGCGCCCACCCAGCGCGCCTTCAACGCCCCTTCCAGCTCGGCCAGTCGGGCGGCGTCCAGCAGCGGCAGGCGCAGCGGGCCAGCCGGCAGATCACGCAGGTTCAGTTCCACCAGCACGCCCAGAATGGCGCGGATGCGTCCAGCGGGCAGGGCCACGCGGCGGCCGTCGCCCAGCGCAGCAAACAGCGTCTCGTCGTCTTCCAGGGCGGCCAGGGCTTCGGGGGAAAACAGCTCCGGCTGCCGGGCGATCAGGTCCGCCAGAACCGGAATCAGGCTGACCCGCTCGCCGTCCACCACGATGCCCAGGTCCAGCGTGAACCAGCCGCCGAAGGAGTCGTCGGCCTCGCCATACCAGTCGCTGATCTCGGCGAAGTTCAGGGGAAAATCCGGATGGATGTGCAGGGTAAAGCCCTGCGCTTCCAGGTCCCCGCGCCCCACGCGCATGAAGTCCATCCAGGATTCCTCGTCGCCCAGGGTCAGCAGGTCGCGCAGCTCGGGCGCAAAGGCCCGGTCCAGAAACGTTTCCCTCAGGGTGTCGAAGCCGGCCCGCCCCAGGGCACGCCCGGCCTCCAGTTCCAGCGCCCGGTCACGCGGAATGCGGGTCAGCACGCCGTCGCGGTACACGGTGGGATTGGGTGTCTCGGACAGGGTACCCACCGCGTCGGGCACCAGCAGGCCGCCGTAGGCGTGCTTCAGCTCGGCCACCGCCAGGGTCTGTTCTTCCTCGCGCATCATCCAGCGGTCCGGCATCTGCACGGTCCCGCGGCGGCCCATCAGATGCAACTGCGGCGTGTAGGGCAGGGTTTCCTCACGCACCTTCACGGTCTGCGGAATCGGCAGCCCCAGGCCCGAGGCGGTGATGGCGTGGGCCAGCGCCGTGGCCTGCGCGGGCTGCAGCGTGGGACCGGACAGAAAGCGGGCGGCCTGCTCGGGCGGGGCGTCGGCCACCACCCGCGACAGCAGGCCGGTGGCGGGCCGCACCGCCCAGGGTTTGGGGGTGGGCAGCAGCGCGGCGTCGGGCGCGCCCGCCATGTCCAGCGAGGGCGACTGCGCCCCCCGGTCATCGGAGGCCCAGGTCAGCGTGCCGCTCAGCTCCGGGCCGCGCTGCAACGTCCGGTCCGGGGTTTCCCAGCACAGCCGTCCACTGTCCAGCAGCGACTCGATCAGCAGGTCTCCCGCCGGATGGCCGCCCAGCGCGTGCAGTTCCTCGGCGTAGCGGCCCGGTTCGCGGGCGGGGGTGGTGGCCAGTTCCAGCAGGCGCAGCAGATCGGCGTCGCGGCGCACGAAGGCGGGAGCGGTGGACAGGCTGCGCGGCACACTGTAGGTCTCGGCGGCGCGCACGTCCGGCACCTCGCCGCGCACCGGCAGACGCATCAGGCGCACCGCCAGCCGCCGCGACGTGGACGTGCCGTTGGAGGGCGGCAGCAGGCGCAGCACGTAACGCAGCTCGAACTGCCGCCCGCGTGACGGGCTGCGCCCCGACGCGCCGAATCCCGACAGCCACTGCTGGGTGCGGGCGTCC of Deinococcus aerolatus contains these proteins:
- a CDS encoding DEAD/DEAH box helicase; translation: MKLSRLPPGFGLDTAAQGLALRQEAVQNVRREWTDAGWRAQGTVTEGGVDYEAMVELLPPPDPQLRASSCTCGRYRCRHVAALVLSTDPPDGPRPVATAAAPSQTEEALDARTQQWLSGFGASGRSPSRGRQFELRYVLRLLPPSNGTSTSRRLAVRLMRLPVRGEVPDVRAAETYSVPRSLSTAPAFVRRDADLLRLLELATTPAREPGRYAEELHALGGHPAGDLLIESLLDSGRLCWETPDRTLQRGPELSGTLTWASDDRGAQSPSLDMAGAPDAALLPTPKPWAVRPATGLLSRVVADAPPEQAARFLSGPTLQPAQATALAHAITASGLGLPIPQTVKVREETLPYTPQLHLMGRRGTVQMPDRWMMREEEQTLAVAELKHAYGGLLVPDAVGTLSETPNPTVYRDGVLTRIPRDRALELEAGRALGRAGFDTLRETFLDRAFAPELRDLLTLGDEESWMDFMRVGRGDLEAQGFTLHIHPDFPLNFAEISDWYGEADDSFGGWFTLDLGIVVDGERVSLIPVLADLIARQPELFSPEALAALEDDETLFAALGDGRRVALPAGRIRAILGVLVELNLRDLPAGPLRLPLLDAARLAELEGALKARWVGAERLLELGRKLRDFGGIRPVEPPTGLNAELRPYQLQGLAWLQFLREYELGGILADDMGLGKTVQTLAHLLIEKDAGRADRPSLVIAPTSVIGNWQAEAAKFAPQLKVLTLHGKERRDLFDEIGDHDLILSTYPLLPRDLDELRQFGYHLLILDEAQNIKNNKTAAAKAAGSLDARHRLCLTGTPLENHLGELWSQFNFLSPGLLHDEKTFRELYRTPIEKRGDAGRRAALAARVRPFILRREKRDVARELPPKTEIPVRVTLDGDQRDLYETVRVTMESRVREELQARGLARSTIAILDALLKLRQAVTDPRLVKLEAARKVEGNAKFDWLEGNLPQMLEEGRRVLIFSGFATLLGHLEMWIKDQGIPYSMITGQTQDRQAQIDAFQRGDTHVFLITLKAGGVGLNLTAADTVIHYDPWWNPAAEDQATDRAYRIGQDKPVFVYKLIAAGSVEERILELQARKASLARGILDGGLSEATQLTAHDLDRLFAPLETEEEEEGVEA